Proteins found in one Streptococcus mitis genomic segment:
- the treR gene encoding trehalose operon repressor: MKKYQQLFKQIQETIQNETYAVGDFLPSEHDLMNQYQVSRDTVRKALSLLQEEGLIKKIRGQGSQIVKEETVNFPVSNLTSYQELVQELGLRSKTNVVSLDKIIIDKKSSLITGFPEFRMVWKVVRQRVVDDLVSVLDTDYLDMELIPNITRQIAEQSIYSYIEDDLKLLIDYAQKEITIDHSNDRDKILMDIGKDPYVVSIKSKVYLQDGRQFQFTESRHKLEKFRFVDFAKRKK; encoded by the coding sequence ATGAAGAAATACCAACAACTTTTTAAGCAAATCCAAGAAACCATTCAAAACGAGACTTACGCTGTCGGAGATTTCCTTCCTAGCGAGCACGACCTTATGAACCAGTATCAGGTAAGCCGTGATACCGTCCGAAAGGCCCTGTCTCTCCTCCAAGAGGAAGGATTGATCAAAAAGATAAGAGGGCAAGGTTCTCAAATCGTCAAAGAAGAAACCGTCAATTTCCCTGTATCCAACCTAACAAGCTACCAAGAGCTAGTTCAAGAACTTGGACTGCGCTCCAAAACCAACGTGGTCAGTCTGGACAAGATTATTATTGATAAAAAATCCTCACTAATAACTGGCTTCCCAGAGTTTCGTATGGTTTGGAAGGTGGTCCGCCAGCGTGTGGTGGATGATCTGGTATCCGTTCTGGATACGGACTATCTGGATATGGAACTAATCCCAAATATCACTCGCCAAATTGCTGAGCAGTCCATCTATTCTTATATAGAGGACGACCTCAAACTCCTTATTGATTATGCTCAAAAGGAAATAACCATTGACCACTCAAATGACAGAGACAAGATTCTCATGGACATAGGCAAAGACCCTTATGTCGTTTCAATCAAGTCAAAAGTCTATCTCCAAGACGGGCGCCAGTTTCAGTTTACTGAAAGCCGCCATAAACTCGAAAAATTCAGATTTGTAGATTTTGCAAAACGTAAGAAATAA
- the treP gene encoding PTS system trehalose-specific EIIBC component has protein sequence MGKFEQAAKDLLQAIGGKENVTAVTHCATRMRFVLGDDKKANVKAIESISAVKGTFTNAGQFQVIIGNDVPIFYNDFTAVSGIEGVSKEAAKSAAKSNQNVVQRVMTTLAEIFTPIIPALIVGGLILGFRNVLEGVHWSMLDGKTITETSQFWAGVNHFLWLPGEAIFQFLPVGITWSVSRKMGTSQILGIVLGICLVSPQLLNAYAVASTPAADIAANWVWNFGYFTVNRIGYQAQVIPALLAGLSLSYLEIFWRKHIPEVISMIFVPFLSLIPALILAHTVLGPIGWTIGQGLSSVVLAGLTGPVKWFFGAIFGALYAPFVITGLHHMTNAIDTQLIADAGGTALWPMIALSNIAQGSAVFAYYFMHRHDEREAQVSLPATISAYLGVTEPALFGVNVKYIYPFVAGMTGSALAGMLSVTFNVTAASIGIGGLPGILSIQPQYMLPFAGTMLVAILVPMLLTFFFRKAGLFTKTEDDTDLQAEFVAQEEAEFVSHEPVEHTPVEIVSPLEGQVKELSQATDPVFASGVMGQGLVIEPSQGELSSPVNGTVTVLFPTKHAIGIVSDEGVELLIHIGMDTVGLDGKGFESLVAQGDHVTVGQKLIRFDMDIIKDAGLVTETPVIITNQDAYTATITGTYPTTIQAGEDLMVATRI, from the coding sequence ATGGGAAAATTTGAACAAGCAGCCAAAGATTTGCTTCAGGCAATTGGAGGCAAAGAAAATGTGACTGCCGTAACCCACTGTGCGACACGGATGCGGTTTGTTTTAGGAGATGATAAGAAGGCTAATGTTAAGGCTATCGAGTCAATTTCAGCTGTTAAAGGAACTTTTACAAATGCAGGTCAATTTCAGGTGATTATTGGGAATGACGTGCCGATTTTTTATAATGATTTTACAGCTGTTTCAGGAATTGAGGGTGTTTCCAAAGAAGCAGCCAAGTCTGCAGCTAAGAGTAATCAAAACGTGGTCCAACGTGTCATGACCACTCTGGCGGAAATCTTTACTCCGATTATTCCAGCCTTGATTGTTGGTGGATTGATCCTCGGTTTCCGTAATGTTTTGGAAGGTGTCCATTGGTCTATGTTGGATGGTAAGACCATCACAGAAACCTCTCAGTTTTGGGCAGGTGTCAATCACTTCCTCTGGTTGCCTGGTGAAGCTATCTTCCAGTTCTTACCAGTAGGGATTACTTGGTCTGTTTCTCGTAAGATGGGAACCAGCCAAATCTTGGGAATTGTTCTCGGAATCTGTTTGGTATCGCCTCAGTTGCTCAATGCCTATGCGGTTGCTTCAACGCCAGCAGCTGATATCGCAGCAAACTGGGTTTGGAATTTTGGCTATTTTACTGTTAATCGTATCGGTTACCAAGCCCAAGTTATCCCAGCCTTGCTTGCAGGTTTGAGTCTGTCTTATCTTGAAATTTTCTGGCGTAAGCATATCCCAGAAGTGATTTCTATGATTTTTGTACCTTTCTTGTCATTGATTCCAGCCTTGATTTTGGCTCATACTGTCTTGGGACCAATCGGTTGGACAATCGGGCAAGGACTTTCATCAGTTGTATTAGCAGGATTAACTGGTCCTGTTAAGTGGTTCTTCGGTGCGATTTTTGGTGCCCTCTATGCACCATTTGTCATTACAGGTCTGCACCATATGACTAATGCTATTGATACACAATTGATTGCGGATGCTGGTGGAACTGCCCTCTGGCCTATGATTGCTCTTTCTAATATTGCCCAAGGTTCGGCCGTATTTGCTTACTATTTCATGCACCGTCATGATGAGCGTGAGGCTCAGGTTTCACTTCCTGCCACTATTTCAGCCTATCTCGGTGTTACAGAACCAGCCCTCTTTGGGGTCAATGTCAAATACATCTATCCATTTGTAGCTGGAATGACTGGTTCAGCTCTTGCAGGCATGTTATCCGTTACTTTTAATGTAACTGCGGCTTCTATTGGTATCGGTGGTTTGCCAGGTATCCTCTCTATTCAACCTCAATACATGCTACCATTTGCAGGAACTATGCTAGTCGCTATTCTTGTTCCAATGCTCTTGACTTTCTTTTTCCGCAAGGCTGGTCTCTTTACAAAAACAGAGGATGATACGGACTTGCAGGCAGAATTCGTTGCTCAAGAAGAAGCAGAATTTGTGAGCCATGAACCAGTAGAACATACTCCAGTAGAAATTGTTAGCCCACTTGAAGGACAAGTAAAAGAACTAAGTCAAGCAACTGATCCAGTCTTTGCTTCAGGTGTCATGGGGCAAGGTCTGGTCATTGAACCAAGTCAAGGTGAGTTGTCTTCTCCAGTCAATGGGACAGTTACGGTTCTTTTCCCTACCAAGCATGCCATCGGTATTGTCTCTGATGAGGGAGTGGAATTGCTCATCCACATCGGTATGGATACAGTAGGTCTTGATGGCAAAGGATTTGAAAGTCTAGTAGCCCAAGGAGATCATGTCACAGTTGGGCAGAAATTGATTCGTTTTGATATGGATATTATCAAGGATGCAGGTCTGGTAACAGAAACTCCTGTCATTATTACCAATCAAGATGCTTATACAGCGACCATCACTGGAACTTATCCGACAACGATCCAAGCTGGAGAAGATCTCATGGTCGCAACACGAATCTAA
- the treC gene encoding alpha,alpha-phosphotrehalase: MTLDKRKVVYQIYPKSYKDTTGNGIGDLRGIIEKIPYLAKLGVDMVWLNPFYPSPQRDNGYDISDYMAVDPLFGDMADFEEMVRVGKEHKIDFMLDMVLNHCSTEHEWFQKALAGDKYYQDFFFVQDQPTDWQSKFGGSAWAPFGNTGKYYLHLFDETQADLNWRNPNVRKELFKVVNFWRDKGVKGFRFDVINLIGKDEVLVNCPENEGKPAYTDKPIVHDYLCMMNQATFGSDDSFMTVGEMSSTTMENCVLYSSPDRQELSMTFNFHHLKVDYKDGQKWTLAPFDFEELKSLYHSWGKEMSNKGGWSALFWNNHDQPRALNRFVDVENFRNEGATMLAASIHLSRGTPYIYMGEEIGMIDPDYDSMADYVDVESLNAYQMLLEEGKSQEEAFQIIQAKSRDNSRIPMQWDSSENAGFTVGTPWLKAGKSYPHINVENEIQGPIFTFYQDLIRLRKEMPIISEGSYKPAFEDSQQVYAFERQYEDQKLLVLNNFYATELEIDLSVAYQNGRILISNYEDAEVSEKILLKPYQTLAIYVN; this comes from the coding sequence ATGACACTTGATAAAAGAAAAGTAGTCTATCAAATCTATCCAAAATCTTACAAAGACACCACTGGCAATGGTATTGGGGACTTACGTGGAATTATCGAAAAAATCCCCTATCTAGCCAAATTGGGCGTGGATATGGTCTGGCTCAATCCATTCTATCCAAGCCCTCAACGGGATAATGGTTACGACATTTCAGATTATATGGCTGTTGATCCTCTTTTTGGTGATATGGCTGATTTTGAAGAAATGGTGCGTGTCGGTAAAGAGCACAAGATTGACTTTATGCTGGACATGGTGCTCAATCATTGTTCGACAGAGCATGAATGGTTTCAGAAAGCCCTAGCTGGTGACAAGTATTATCAAGACTTTTTCTTCGTCCAAGACCAACCAACAGACTGGCAGTCTAAGTTTGGTGGCTCTGCATGGGCGCCCTTTGGGAATACAGGGAAATACTACCTTCACCTCTTTGATGAGACCCAGGCTGACCTTAACTGGCGCAATCCCAATGTTCGTAAGGAGCTTTTCAAGGTTGTTAATTTCTGGCGCGACAAGGGTGTCAAAGGTTTCCGATTTGATGTGATCAATTTGATTGGCAAGGACGAGGTCTTAGTGAATTGTCCTGAAAATGAAGGAAAGCCAGCTTATACAGACAAGCCTATCGTTCATGACTATTTGTGTATGATGAATCAAGCCACTTTTGGATCAGACGATAGCTTTATGACAGTTGGGGAAATGTCTTCTACCACCATGGAAAACTGTGTCCTCTATTCGTCGCCTGACCGTCAGGAATTATCCATGACCTTTAATTTTCATCACCTCAAGGTGGACTACAAGGATGGGCAAAAATGGACCTTAGCTCCCTTTGATTTTGAAGAATTGAAAAGTCTTTACCATAGTTGGGGCAAGGAGATGAGTAATAAAGGCGGTTGGAGCGCTCTCTTCTGGAACAATCATGACCAACCCCGTGCCTTGAACCGTTTTGTCGATGTTGAGAACTTCCGTAATGAAGGAGCCACCATGTTAGCGGCCAGTATTCACCTGTCACGTGGGACACCTTATATCTATATGGGTGAGGAAATCGGGATGATTGACCCAGACTATGATTCTATGGCTGATTATGTAGATGTCGAATCGCTCAATGCCTATCAGATGCTCTTAGAAGAAGGGAAGAGTCAGGAAGAAGCCTTCCAGATTATTCAAGCTAAGTCGCGTGATAATTCACGAATTCCCATGCAGTGGGATTCTTCGGAAAATGCAGGATTTACAGTAGGGACGCCTTGGCTCAAGGCAGGAAAATCCTACCCTCATATCAATGTAGAAAATGAAATCCAAGGTCCGATTTTCACCTTCTACCAAGACTTGATTCGACTTCGTAAAGAAATGCCTATCATCTCAGAAGGAAGTTACAAACCAGCTTTTGAAGACAGTCAGCAAGTCTACGCTTTTGAACGCCAGTATGAGGATCAAAAGTTACTAGTGCTCAATAATTTTTATGCCACAGAACTGGAAATCGACTTATCAGTAGCCTACCAAAATGGACGAATTTTGATTTCAAACTATGAAGATGCAGAAGTGTCTGAAAAAATTCTACTCAAACCCTATCAAACACTAGCTATTTATGTAAATTAA
- a CDS encoding YneF family protein: MDLLLAIVLIVLAFLGGALGGMYLVRKQIEKEFADNPRLNAEAVRTLLSANGQKPSEAKVQQVYHQIIRQQKAALANNKKKK, encoded by the coding sequence ATGGATTTACTTTTAGCAATTGTATTGATTGTGCTAGCTTTTCTAGGAGGAGCTCTTGGAGGAATGTACTTGGTTCGTAAGCAAATCGAAAAAGAATTTGCTGATAACCCACGTTTGAATGCTGAAGCAGTTCGTACTCTTTTGAGTGCAAATGGTCAAAAACCAAGCGAAGCTAAGGTACAACAAGTTTACCACCAAATCATCCGCCAACAAAAAGCAGCCCTTGCTAACAATAAAAAGAAAAAATAA
- the racE gene encoding glutamate racemase, whose product MDNRPIGFLDSGVGGLTVVRELMRQLPHEEIVYIGDSARAPYGPRPAEQIREYTWQLVNFLLTKDVKMIVIACNTATAVVWEEIKAQLDIPVLGVILPGASAAIKSSQGGKIGVIGTPMTVQSDIYRQKIHDLDPDLQVESLACPKFAPLVESGALSTSVTKKVVYETLRPLVGKVDSLILGCTHYPLLRPIIQNVMGPKVQLIDSGAECVRDISVLLNYFEINRGRDAGPLHHRFYTTASSQSFAQIGEEWLEKEIHVEHVEL is encoded by the coding sequence ATGGATAATCGACCAATTGGTTTTTTGGATTCGGGTGTCGGGGGCTTGACCGTTGTGCGCGAGCTCATGCGCCAGCTTCCCCATGAAGAAATCGTCTATATTGGAGATTCGGCGCGGGCGCCCTATGGTCCCCGTCCTGCTGAGCAAATTCGTGAATATACTTGGCAGTTGGTCAACTTTCTCTTGACCAAGGATGTCAAGATGATTGTTATTGCTTGTAACACTGCGACTGCGGTCGTCTGGGAAGAAATCAAGGCTCAACTAGACATTCCCGTCCTAGGTGTGATTTTGCCAGGAGCTTCGGCAGCTATCAAGTCCAGCCAAGGTGGGAAAATCGGAGTGATTGGAACGCCCATGACGGTCCAATCAGACATCTACCGTCAGAAAATCCATGATTTGGATCCCGACTTACAGGTGGAGAGCTTGGCCTGTCCCAAGTTTGCTCCCTTGGTGGAGTCGGGTGCCCTGTCAACCAGTGTCACCAAGAAAGTGGTCTATGAAACCCTACGTCCCTTGGTTGGAAAGGTAGATAGCCTGATTTTGGGTTGTACCCATTATCCGCTTCTCAGACCTATTATTCAAAATGTTATGGGGCCCAAGGTTCAACTTATCGATAGTGGGGCAGAGTGCGTACGGGACATTTCAGTCTTACTTAATTATTTTGAAATCAATCGTGGCCGCGATGCTGGACCACTCCATCACCGTTTTTACACAACAGCCAGCAGCCAAAGTTTTGCACAAATTGGTGAAGAATGGCTGGAAAAAGAGATTCATGTGGAGCATGTAGAATTATGA
- a CDS encoding nucleoside-triphosphate diphosphatase: protein MTNKIYEYKDDQDWYVGSYSIFGGVRTLTDEDLDFPLLEFAQRFRDEDRGFPVSVIVLRYGSRYRLLSFVVEILNQEAGRNLEVIQRQGALLLVENGQLLYVELPKEGVNVHDFFETNKVRETLLIATRNEGKTKEFRAIFDKLGYDVENLNDYPDLPEVAETGMTFEENARLKAETISQLTGKMVLADDSGLKVDVLGGLPGVWSARFAGVGATDRENNAKLLHELAMVFELKDRSAQFHTTLVVASPNKESLVVEADWPGYINFEPKGENGFGYDPLFLVGETGKSSAELTLEEKNSQSHRALAVKKLLEVFPSWQSKPSL, encoded by the coding sequence ATGACAAATAAAATTTATGAATACAAGGATGACCAGGACTGGTATGTCGGGTCCTATAGTATTTTTGGTGGCGTCCGGACGTTAACTGATGAAGACTTGGATTTTCCTCTATTGGAGTTTGCCCAAAGATTTCGAGATGAGGATCGAGGTTTTCCTGTTTCTGTGATTGTTTTACGCTATGGTTCTCGCTACCGTTTATTGTCCTTTGTGGTAGAGATACTAAACCAAGAAGCAGGTCGCAATCTAGAAGTCATCCAACGTCAAGGGGCTCTGCTCTTGGTTGAAAATGGGCAACTCTTGTATGTGGAATTGCCCAAAGAAGGGGTCAATGTTCATGATTTCTTTGAGACAAACAAGGTTAGAGAAACCTTGTTGATTGCGACTCGTAACGAGGGCAAGACCAAGGAATTTCGAGCTATCTTTGACAAGCTAGGCTACGATGTGGAAAATCTCAATGACTATCCTGACCTACCTGAAGTAGCAGAAACAGGCATGACCTTTGAAGAAAATGCCCGCCTCAAGGCAGAAACCATTTCTCAATTAACGGGCAAGATGGTTTTGGCAGATGATTCTGGACTGAAAGTCGATGTCCTAGGCGGCTTGCCAGGTGTCTGGTCAGCTCGTTTCGCAGGTGTGGGAGCTACTGATCGTGAAAACAATGCTAAACTCTTGCACGAATTGGCCATGGTCTTTGAACTCAAGGACCGCTCGGCTCAATTCCATACAACCCTAGTCGTAGCCAGTCCAAACAAGGAAAGTTTGGTTGTTGAAGCTGACTGGCCTGGCTACATTAACTTTGAACCTAAGGGTGAAAATGGCTTTGGCTATGACCCTCTCTTCCTTGTGGGAGAGACAGGTAAGTCCTCAGCTGAATTAACCCTTGAAGAAAAAAATAGTCAATCTCACCGTGCCTTAGCCGTTAAGAAACTTTTGGAGGTATTTCCATCATGGCAAAGCAAACCATCATTGTAA
- a CDS encoding metallophosphoesterase translates to MAKQTIIVMSDSHGDSLIVEEIRDRYVGKVDAVFHNGDSELRPDSPLWEGIRVVKGNMDFYAGYPERLVTELGSTKIIQTHGHLFDINFNFQKLDYWAQEEEADICLYGHLHVPSTWMEGKTLFLNPGSISQPRGTVRECLYARVEIDESYFKVDFLTRDHEVYPGLSKEFSR, encoded by the coding sequence ATGGCAAAGCAAACCATCATTGTAATGAGCGATTCCCATGGCGATAGCTTGATTGTGGAAGAAATCCGTGATCGCTATGTAGGCAAAGTTGATGCCGTTTTTCATAACGGCGATTCTGAACTGCGTCCGGATTCTCCCCTTTGGGAAGGCATCCGTGTTGTTAAAGGGAATATGGACTTCTATGCAGGTTACCCAGAACGTTTGGTGACTGAGCTTGGTTCGACCAAGATTATCCAAACCCATGGTCACTTGTTTGACATTAATTTCAACTTTCAAAAGTTGGACTACTGGGCTCAGGAAGAAGAGGCCGATATCTGCCTCTATGGTCACTTGCATGTGCCAAGTACTTGGATGGAAGGCAAGACCCTCTTTCTAAATCCAGGTTCTATCAGTCAACCACGAGGTACCGTCAGAGAATGTCTCTATGCTCGTGTGGAGATTGATGAAAGTTATTTCAAAGTGGACTTTTTGACACGAGACCATGAGGTGTATCCGGGCTTATCCAAGGAGTTTAGCCGATGA
- the cbpB gene encoding cyclic-di-AMP-binding protein CbpB, whose translation MIAKEFETFLLGQEETFLTPAENLAVLIDTHNADHATLLLSQMTYTRVPVVTDEKQFVGTIGLRDIMAYQMEHDLSQEIMADTDIVHMTKTDVAVVSPDFTITEVLHKLVDESFLPVVDASGIFQGIITRKSILKAVNALLHDFSKEYEIRCK comes from the coding sequence ATGATTGCCAAGGAGTTTGAGACTTTCTTGTTGGGGCAGGAGGAAACTTTTTTGACTCCTGCTGAAAATCTAGCCGTGTTGATTGATACCCACAATGCGGATCATGCGACCCTCTTGCTCAGTCAGATGACCTATACCCGTGTTCCTGTTGTAACAGATGAAAAACAGTTTGTTGGGACGATTGGGCTCAGAGATATTATGGCTTATCAGATGGAGCATGACCTGAGTCAAGAAATCATGGCAGATACGGATATCGTTCATATGACCAAAACGGACGTAGCGGTTGTTTCGCCTGATTTTACTATTACGGAGGTCTTGCACAAGTTGGTAGATGAGTCCTTCTTGCCGGTTGTGGATGCGTCTGGGATTTTTCAAGGAATTATCACGCGCAAGTCTATCCTCAAGGCAGTCAATGCCCTCTTGCATGACTTTAGTAAGGAATATGAGATTCGATGCAAATGA
- the xerD gene encoding site-specific tyrosine recombinase XerD translates to MRDRISAFLEEKQGLSANSKQSYKYDLEQFLDIVGERISETSLKIYQAQLANLKISAQKRKISACNQFLYFLYQKGEVDSFYRLELAKQAEKKTEKPELLDLDSFWQESDYSEGRLLALLILETGLLPSEILALKVADINLDFQVLRIQKASQQRIVTIPTSLLSELEPLMGQTYLFERGGKAYSRQWAFRQLESFVKEKGFPALSAQALREQFILRQIEKKVDLYEIAKKLGLKTVLTLEKYR, encoded by the coding sequence ATGAGAGATAGGATTTCAGCCTTTTTAGAAGAAAAGCAGGGCTTATCTGCCAATTCCAAGCAGTCCTATAAGTATGATTTGGAGCAATTTTTAGACATTGTAGGCGAGCGGATTTCTGAGACCAGTCTCAAGATTTACCAAGCCCAGCTAGCCAATCTAAAAATCAGCGCCCAGAAGCGAAAGATTTCGGCCTGTAACCAATTTCTCTACTTTCTATATCAAAAAGGAGAAGTGGACAGCTTTTATCGCTTGGAATTAGCTAAACAAGCTGAAAAGAAGACCGAAAAGCCAGAACTGTTAGACCTAGACTCTTTTTGGCAAGAAAGTGATTATTCAGAGGGTCGCTTGCTAGCGCTCTTAATCCTAGAAACGGGGCTCTTACCGAGTGAGATTTTAGCTCTAAAAGTTGCGGATATCAATCTGGACTTTCAAGTGTTGCGAATCCAGAAGGCTTCCCAACAGAGGATTGTCACCATTCCCACGAGCTTGCTTTCAGAGCTAGAACCCTTGATGGGCCAGACCTATCTCTTTGAAAGGGGAGGGAAAGCCTATTCTCGTCAGTGGGCCTTTCGCCAGCTAGAGTCCTTTGTCAAGGAGAAAGGTTTTCCAGCCTTATCAGCCCAAGCCTTGCGGGAACAGTTCATTCTAAGACAAATTGAAAAGAAGGTCGATTTGTACGAAATTGCAAAAAAACTAGGATTAAAAACAGTCCTGACTTTAGAAAAATATAGATAA
- a CDS encoding segregation/condensation protein A → MDIKLKDFEGPLDLLLHLVSKYQMDIYDVPITEVIEQYLAYVSTLQAMRLEVTGEYMVMASQLMLIKSRKLLPKVAEVTDLEDDLEQDLLSQIEEYRKFKLLGEHLEAKHQDRAQYYSKAPTELIYEDAELVHDRTTIDLFLAFSNILAKKKEEFTQNHTTILRDEYKIEDMMVIVKESLTGRDQLRLQDLFKEAQNVQEVITLFLATLELIKTQELILVQEESFGDIYLMEKKEESQVAQS, encoded by the coding sequence ATGGATATTAAACTAAAAGATTTTGAAGGGCCTCTGGACTTGCTCTTGCACCTGGTTTCTAAGTACCAGATGGATATCTACGATGTGCCTATTACGGAAGTTATCGAACAGTATCTAGCCTATGTCTCAACCTTGCAGGCTATGCGTCTGGAAGTGACGGGTGAGTACATGGTCATGGCCAGTCAGCTCATGCTGATCAAGAGTCGTAAGCTTCTTCCAAAGGTAGCGGAAGTGACCGATTTGGAGGATGACCTGGAGCAGGACCTTCTCTCCCAAATCGAAGAATACCGCAAGTTCAAGCTCTTGGGGGAGCATTTGGAAGCCAAGCACCAAGATCGGGCCCAGTACTATTCCAAAGCACCGACAGAGTTGATTTACGAAGATGCGGAGCTTGTGCATGATAGGACTACCATTGACCTATTTTTGGCTTTTTCAAATATCCTAGCCAAGAAAAAAGAGGAGTTTACACAAAATCACACGACTATCTTGCGGGATGAGTATAAGATTGAGGACATGATGGTCATCGTGAAAGAGTCCTTGACTGGACGAGATCAATTGCGCTTGCAGGATTTGTTCAAGGAAGCCCAGAATGTCCAAGAGGTCATTACCCTCTTTTTGGCAACCCTAGAGTTAATCAAAACCCAGGAGCTGATTCTCGTGCAAGAGGAGAGTTTCGGAGATATCTATCTCATGGAAAAGAAAGAAGAAAGTCAAGTGGCCCAAAGCTAG
- the scpB gene encoding SMC-Scp complex subunit ScpB, which produces MSTLAKIEALLFVAGEDGIRVRQLAELLSLPPTGIQQSLEKLAQKYEKDPDSSLALIETGGAYRLVTKPQFAAVLKEYSKAPINQSLSRAALETLSIIAYKQPITRIEIDAIRGVNSSGALAKLQAFDLIKEDGKKEVLGRPNLYVTTDYFLDYMGINHLEELPVIDELEIQAQESQLFGERIEEDENQ; this is translated from the coding sequence ATGAGTACTTTAGCAAAAATAGAAGCGCTCTTGTTTGTAGCGGGTGAAGATGGGATTAGAGTCCGCCAGTTAGCTGAACTCCTCTCTCTGCCACCGACAGGCATCCAACAGAGTTTAGAAAAATTAGCCCAGAAGTATGAAAAGGACCCAGATTCCAGTTTGGCTCTGATTGAGACAGGGGGCGCTTATAGATTGGTGACCAAACCTCAATTTGCAGCGGTTTTGAAGGAATACTCTAAGGCACCTATCAATCAGAGTTTATCTCGGGCTGCCCTTGAAACCTTGTCCATTATTGCCTACAAGCAGCCCATTACTCGAATAGAAATTGATGCCATCCGTGGGGTCAACTCGAGTGGGGCTTTGGCAAAGTTGCAGGCTTTTGACCTAATCAAAGAAGACGGAAAAAAAGAAGTGTTGGGGCGTCCCAACCTCTATGTGACTACGGATTATTTTCTAGATTATATGGGAATTAACCATTTGGAAGAATTGCCAGTGATTGATGAGCTTGAAATTCAAGCCCAAGAAAGCCAATTATTTGGTGAAAGGATAGAAGAAGATGAGAATCAATAA
- a CDS encoding pseudouridine synthase has translation MRINKYIAHAGVASRRKAEELIKQGLVTVNGQVVRELATTIKSGDKVEVEGQPIYNEEKVYYLLNKPRGVISSVTDDKGRKTVVDLLPNVKERIYPVGRLDWDTSGVLILTNDGDFTDEMIHPRNEIDKVYFARVKGVANKDNLRPLTRGLEIDGKKTKPAVYEILKVDPVKNRSVVQLTIHEGRNHQVKKMFEAVGLQVDKLSRTRFGHLDLTGLRPGESRRLNKKEISQLHTMAVTKK, from the coding sequence ATGAGAATCAATAAGTATATTGCCCACGCAGGTGTGGCCAGTAGGAGAAAAGCAGAAGAGCTGATCAAGCAAGGATTGGTGACGGTCAATGGCCAAGTGGTACGTGAACTAGCAACGACCATCAAGTCAGGCGACAAGGTTGAAGTTGAAGGCCAACCTATCTACAACGAAGAAAAGGTCTATTATCTGCTTAACAAACCACGCGGTGTCATTTCCAGTGTGACAGATGACAAGGGCCGCAAGACGGTTGTCGACCTCTTGCCCAACGTGAAAGAGCGTATCTACCCTGTAGGTCGTTTGGACTGGGATACATCAGGAGTCTTGATTTTGACAAATGACGGGGATTTTACGGATGAAATGATTCATCCTCGTAATGAGATTGACAAGGTTTATTTCGCGCGTGTTAAAGGTGTGGCCAATAAGGACAATCTCCGCCCCTTGACCCGTGGACTTGAGATTGATGGTAAGAAAACCAAGCCGGCTGTCTATGAGATTCTCAAAGTGGATCCAGTCAAAAACCGCTCTGTGGTGCAGTTGACTATCCATGAAGGGCGTAACCACCAGGTTAAAAAGATGTTTGAAGCTGTTGGTCTCCAAGTGGACAAGTTGTCACGGACCCGTTTTGGACATCTAGACTTGACAGGACTCCGTCCAGGAGAATCCCGTCGTCTTAATAAAAAAGAAATCAGCCAACTACACACCATGGCTGTAACCAAGAAATAA
- the yidD gene encoding membrane protein insertion efficiency factor YidD produces MKRILIAPVRFYQRFISPAFPPSCRFEPTCSNYMIEAIEKHGFKGVLMGLARILRCHPWSKTGKDPVPDHFSLKRNSK; encoded by the coding sequence ATGAAACGAATTTTAATAGCGCCTGTGCGCTTTTACCAACGGTTTATCTCACCAGCCTTTCCACCCTCTTGTCGCTTTGAGCCTACTTGTTCCAACTATATGATTGAGGCTATTGAAAAACATGGCTTCAAGGGTGTTTTGATGGGCTTGGCTCGGATTTTACGTTGCCATCCCTGGTCGAAAACAGGTAAGGATCCTGTGCCAGATCATTTTTCTTTAAAGAGAAATTCAAAATAA